The following coding sequences lie in one Silvanigrella aquatica genomic window:
- the rpsI gene encoding 30S ribosomal protein S9, whose translation MAVKYVSGVGKRKTSIARVYLVKDGKGSITINHRSLEDYFKRPTSRMVVEQALNLTQTLGKVDIRVTVVGGGLSGQAGAIRHGITHALLNMNPEFRAVLKASSLITRDARIKERKKYGLRSARARFQFSKR comes from the coding sequence TGGCAGTTAAATATGTATCCGGCGTAGGTAAACGTAAAACATCTATCGCTCGTGTTTATTTGGTTAAAGATGGCAAAGGTTCTATTACAATCAACCATCGTAGCCTTGAAGATTACTTTAAACGTCCGACTTCGCGCATGGTTGTTGAGCAAGCATTAAACTTGACTCAAACACTTGGCAAAGTAGACATCCGCGTTACTGTTGTGGGCGGTGGACTTTCTGGTCAAGCAGGAGCGATTCGTCACGGAATCACTCACGCTCTTCTTAACATGAACCCTGAATTCCGCGCTGTTCTTAAGGCTTCTAGTCTTATCACTCGCGATGCTCGTATTAAAGAACGTAAAAAATATGGTTTACGTTCTGCTCGTGCGCGCTTCCAATTCTCCAAGCGTTAA